Proteins encoded together in one Rossellomorea sp. y25 window:
- a CDS encoding glycosyltransferase: MEIVIIVFFFLSVTFPVLHLYHCLPLFRDPDERSRRNPALKKWMIEHGHEDEKGMSILIPCYNETGIIDTSIESMKSLPYSQMEVVYINDGSTDGTMDYLFERLKLKSCSIDPIGKLSYEKVEGVYRSKLYPHFFVIDKENGGKADALNAGIEYASHDIIITLDADTILAEEALSAVNDAFEDKNVVAAGGMVHVLQAKTNEPSNRLSLRHTNMLLRVQVLDFLKAFYISKLSLVRFRALAVISGAFGIFRKQALLDVGGYRKTIGEDIDITLRIQKLIAKHKNLRIKFISDAVGYTELPETWRDLTKQRLRWQKAYIDCIIHFSAFFGKTLFTKTVSFFYIFEAFLIGTLASYIMTGIVIFNMIYDPQNTYVDYLFFYLFWIFLFGFMYDVVAIRQGKRYGFTFSMKDRFRLFFAILFDIFIYRFVTMYFVMYGSISYFFNKKWNKVSRTGRNYHQEGSKPAA, from the coding sequence CGAACATGGGCATGAAGATGAAAAGGGAATGAGCATTTTGATTCCCTGTTATAACGAAACGGGTATTATTGACACGTCCATTGAGAGCATGAAATCATTGCCGTATTCTCAAATGGAGGTTGTGTATATTAATGATGGTTCAACGGATGGGACAATGGATTATTTATTTGAACGGCTTAAGTTGAAATCATGTTCCATAGATCCAATCGGAAAGCTGTCATATGAAAAAGTCGAAGGAGTATACCGATCGAAACTTTACCCACATTTCTTCGTGATTGATAAGGAGAACGGGGGAAAAGCGGACGCTTTGAATGCCGGCATTGAATACGCGAGCCATGACATCATCATTACGTTGGATGCTGATACGATTTTGGCCGAAGAAGCATTATCGGCTGTCAATGATGCGTTCGAAGATAAGAACGTCGTTGCTGCAGGCGGGATGGTACATGTTTTGCAAGCAAAGACAAATGAACCTTCGAACCGACTGTCTTTAAGGCATACAAACATGCTATTAAGGGTTCAAGTGCTGGATTTCCTTAAAGCATTTTATATTTCAAAACTATCTCTTGTACGATTCAGAGCTTTAGCTGTCATATCCGGGGCATTCGGGATTTTCAGGAAGCAAGCACTACTCGATGTCGGGGGCTATCGCAAGACAATTGGAGAAGATATTGACATCACACTCCGTATCCAAAAACTCATCGCGAAACATAAAAACTTACGAATCAAGTTTATATCCGATGCCGTCGGGTACACCGAACTACCGGAAACATGGAGGGACTTAACCAAGCAGCGGTTACGTTGGCAGAAAGCCTATATCGACTGCATCATTCATTTCAGCGCCTTCTTTGGAAAAACATTATTTACAAAGACCGTTTCTTTCTTCTATATATTTGAAGCGTTTCTGATCGGTACCCTTGCTTCTTATATTATGACAGGAATCGTGATCTTCAATATGATATACGACCCTCAAAATACATATGTGGATTATCTGTTTTTTTATTTGTTTTGGATATTCTTATTTGGTTTCATGTATGACGTGGTGGCGATACGCCAAGGAAAGCGGTACGGTTTCACCTTCTCTATGAAGGATCGTTTCCGTCTGTTTTTTGCGATTTTGTTTGATATTTTCATCTACCGATTTGTCACGATGTATTTTGTCATGTATGGAAGCATCTCCTATTTCTTCAACAAAAAGTGGAACAAGGTGTCCCGGACAGGACGGAATTATCATCAGGAAGGCTCTAAACCCGCCGCATAG
- a CDS encoding DUF1510 family protein, which produces MGKKFLLFSLTSVTVLILGVISFTFQFVTSIEAGMDEEVDRKESFEKHVETIHLKDGDPISILLMGVDTRPGEAGGRADTMVLLTINPDSQSMHMVSIPRDTYANIEGGLNKINSAYQVGGPEETIHSVENLLDVPVDYFLQINMEGFEGIIDAFDGVEVNNDLEFTDKHVHFPEGKIRLDGKEALIYARMRKKDPRGDFGRQKRQRQVIEELMQKGENISSITKFGEVVKVLEKNIKTNMSLIEMWNIQSHYKGARENIKEHKIDGKDKTMKGTYYYIPDKEKLHDISDQLKKHLELEGDSKLPEENRKTSSSGNKTDHVKEEKATSPKPNDTGSGGEKEDTPSDDAKEESDKQKEIKDSDGITVKNSDEPNVDKVITKDWQSVPTNQKNHTRVTLDEGSLDWEEMTTAISRGADLSKEDMILWWVESDRSDSATATVTNKAQTETYRVYVSWLDGTGYTPTKVELLHVNDQKQ; this is translated from the coding sequence ATGGGTAAAAAATTTCTGCTATTCAGTTTAACCTCTGTGACAGTATTGATTCTGGGGGTAATCAGCTTTACATTCCAATTTGTCACCTCGATCGAAGCCGGTATGGACGAAGAGGTCGACAGGAAAGAATCATTCGAGAAACATGTGGAAACGATCCACTTGAAGGATGGGGACCCCATCTCGATTCTGTTGATGGGAGTCGATACGAGACCGGGTGAAGCGGGCGGCCGAGCCGATACCATGGTTCTCTTAACGATCAATCCCGATTCCCAATCGATGCATATGGTCAGTATCCCCCGCGATACGTATGCCAATATAGAAGGCGGCCTGAACAAAATCAACAGTGCCTATCAAGTGGGAGGGCCAGAGGAGACCATCCACTCTGTAGAAAATCTCCTCGATGTTCCCGTGGATTATTTCTTGCAAATAAACATGGAGGGGTTCGAGGGCATTATTGATGCGTTTGACGGGGTGGAAGTGAACAATGATTTAGAGTTCACTGACAAACATGTCCACTTCCCCGAAGGTAAGATTCGATTGGATGGTAAAGAGGCATTGATTTATGCCCGAATGAGAAAGAAGGACCCACGAGGAGACTTCGGCCGTCAAAAACGTCAGCGCCAAGTCATTGAAGAACTGATGCAAAAAGGGGAGAATATATCCTCGATCACGAAATTCGGTGAAGTCGTCAAGGTCCTTGAAAAAAATATCAAAACAAACATGTCCTTGATCGAGATGTGGAATATTCAATCTCATTATAAGGGAGCCCGGGAAAACATCAAGGAGCACAAAATCGATGGTAAAGACAAAACCATGAAGGGTACCTACTATTACATACCCGATAAGGAAAAGCTTCATGACATTTCTGATCAGCTGAAAAAGCACTTGGAACTTGAAGGTGATTCAAAACTGCCAGAAGAGAATCGAAAAACAAGCAGTTCAGGCAATAAGACTGATCATGTCAAAGAAGAAAAAGCGACTTCCCCTAAACCAAACGATACAGGGTCAGGCGGGGAGAAAGAAGATACTCCCAGTGATGACGCCAAGGAAGAGTCTGATAAACAAAAAGAAATTAAAGATTCGGACGGGATAACCGTCAAGAATAGCGACGAACCGAACGTTGATAAAGTCATCACGAAAGATTGGCAGTCAGTACCAACCAATCAGAAAAACCATACGAGAGTGACATTGGATGAAGGCTCCCTTGATTGGGAGGAGATGACGACTGCCATTTCAAGAGGAGCAGACTTATCAAAAGAGGATATGATTCTATGGTGGGTGGAAAGCGATCGTTCTGATAGTGCCACTGCTACAGTGACGAATAAAGCTCAAACAGAAACCTACCGGGTCTACGTATCATGGCTGGACGGGACAGGGTATACACCGACCAAAGTGGAATTGCTTCATGTCAATGATCAAAAGCAGTAA
- a CDS encoding DUF4362 domain-containing protein: MKRLMMAGLFLVLVAGCNEHIVSYTDEGDPILHDLEFDGILIHSVRDSRRDTFGNGEIMEMTCKKIEHVEDGTMAKNMYNLADCNKNDADDSVLWY; encoded by the coding sequence ATGAAGAGATTGATGATGGCTGGTTTGTTCCTTGTGCTGGTCGCTGGTTGTAATGAGCATATTGTCAGCTATACAGATGAAGGCGATCCAATCTTGCATGACCTTGAGTTTGATGGAATACTGATTCATTCAGTACGAGATTCTCGTCGGGATACATTTGGCAACGGTGAAATCATGGAAATGACATGTAAGAAGATCGAGCATGTCGAAGATGGAACAATGGCAAAGAATATGTATAACCTGGCCGATTGCAACAAGAATGATGCCGATGATAGCGTCCTTTGGTATTGA
- a CDS encoding DNA-3-methyladenine glycosylase — translation MVSRNVKIEGPYDFDRVLERLSLDPLNAVDQEDRSVKVPYYLPDGKGEVIMVQATGTTDQPEFSITFEHEEFLEQKQDRISDIFQWHTGLNKMHEHFLQTDLKPIFEEHIGTPIILEFDPFATIIKSIIHQQLNLKFAFTLTHRFVTKYGWQKDGVWFYPSPETVAGLTVEELRELQFSQRKAEYAIGIGQKVASGELDLDKLAGQSDEEVIKELTKIRGIGPWTAQSFLLFGLGRPNLFPKADIGIQNAIKKLFQMDQKPTMDELDQFSASWHPYLSYASLYLWRSIE, via the coding sequence ATGGTAAGTAGGAATGTTAAGATTGAAGGTCCGTATGATTTCGACCGGGTACTGGAGCGGCTGTCGCTGGATCCATTGAACGCAGTGGATCAGGAAGACCGAAGCGTAAAGGTTCCATATTATCTCCCGGATGGGAAAGGCGAGGTCATCATGGTTCAGGCGACAGGCACCACGGATCAACCTGAATTCAGCATCACCTTTGAACATGAAGAATTCCTTGAACAAAAGCAGGACCGAATCTCAGATATTTTCCAGTGGCACACCGGTCTTAACAAAATGCACGAGCACTTCCTGCAAACCGATCTTAAGCCGATCTTCGAAGAGCATATCGGCACACCCATCATCCTGGAGTTCGACCCGTTCGCCACAATCATCAAAAGCATCATCCACCAGCAGCTGAACCTGAAATTCGCGTTCACCCTGACCCATCGTTTCGTCACCAAATATGGCTGGCAAAAAGACGGAGTGTGGTTCTATCCATCACCGGAAACAGTCGCCGGACTTACTGTGGAAGAACTGCGGGAGCTGCAATTCAGTCAGCGGAAAGCGGAATATGCAATTGGCATCGGACAGAAGGTAGCAAGCGGAGAACTGGACCTGGACAAATTAGCCGGGCAGTCGGACGAAGAAGTCATCAAGGAACTTACTAAAATCCGCGGAATCGGCCCATGGACAGCCCAAAGCTTTCTGTTATTCGGACTTGGTCGGCCGAATCTCTTCCCGAAAGCGGATATCGGCATCCAAAATGCCATCAAGAAATTATTCCAAATGGATCAGAAACCGACCATGGACGAGCTGGATCAATTCAGCGCATCCTGGCATCCTTATTTAAGCTATGCATCCTTGTATTTATGGAGAAGTATCGAATAG
- the rlmD gene encoding 23S rRNA (uracil(1939)-C(5))-methyltransferase RlmD produces the protein MKKQYAKKQHNEVKIELKQQFPLTIKKIGINGEGVGFFKRKIVFVPGALTGEEVVVEVTKVHPKFSEARIKKIRKKSPERTKAPCPVYEQCGGCQLQHLSYEGQLDAKRDILLQSLERHTKLKLEDLDIRSTIGMDNPWHYRNKSQFQVGTQNGKAIAGLYSMNSNKLIDIDECIVQHPLTNKVTTEIKRIINDFNIPVFDDKKKKPFLKTIVTRVGFETGEVQVVLVTAEKKIPRKELLISEIQKRLPEVVSIAQNINPKKTALVFGDETIHLSGKESIEERLEEFTYELSARAFFQLNPIQTSKLYNEAKKAAGLTGEEKVVDAYCGVGTIGLWLADGAKEIRGMDVIKEGIDDAKKNAKKFGVDHAEYFVGGAETLMPQWKNEGWRPDVVVVDPPRTGCDNKLLDTLKEVKPKTFVYVSCNPSTLAKDIDYLKKHYRVEYLQPVDMFPQTAHVEVVAKLVLK, from the coding sequence ATGAAAAAGCAATACGCAAAAAAGCAGCACAATGAAGTGAAAATCGAGTTGAAACAACAGTTCCCTCTGACCATAAAAAAAATCGGCATCAATGGTGAAGGAGTCGGATTCTTTAAACGAAAGATCGTCTTCGTACCTGGAGCACTGACGGGAGAAGAAGTGGTCGTCGAAGTGACCAAGGTCCACCCGAAATTCTCCGAGGCCCGCATCAAAAAGATCCGGAAGAAGTCACCAGAGCGCACCAAAGCCCCATGTCCGGTCTACGAGCAATGTGGAGGCTGTCAGCTTCAGCATCTCTCATATGAAGGGCAGCTCGACGCCAAACGGGATATCCTGCTTCAATCACTTGAGCGTCATACGAAGCTCAAATTAGAAGACCTGGACATCCGTTCGACGATCGGGATGGACAACCCTTGGCACTACCGGAATAAAAGCCAATTCCAAGTGGGAACCCAAAACGGGAAAGCCATCGCAGGGCTATACAGCATGAACTCCAACAAGCTCATCGACATCGATGAGTGTATCGTTCAGCACCCACTGACGAATAAAGTCACAACTGAAATCAAGCGCATTATCAACGACTTTAACATCCCTGTCTTTGATGATAAAAAGAAGAAGCCGTTCCTGAAAACGATCGTGACCCGTGTCGGCTTTGAAACAGGCGAAGTCCAAGTCGTACTCGTCACTGCAGAGAAGAAGATTCCACGCAAGGAATTACTGATTTCTGAAATTCAGAAACGTCTTCCGGAAGTCGTTTCAATCGCCCAAAACATCAATCCTAAGAAGACGGCACTCGTATTCGGAGACGAAACAATCCATCTATCAGGTAAAGAAAGCATCGAAGAACGCCTGGAAGAGTTCACCTACGAGCTATCCGCCCGGGCATTTTTCCAGCTCAACCCGATCCAGACGAGCAAGCTGTATAACGAAGCGAAAAAAGCAGCGGGGCTCACAGGGGAAGAGAAGGTTGTCGATGCGTACTGTGGAGTCGGTACAATCGGTCTCTGGCTCGCAGATGGAGCGAAAGAAATCCGTGGGATGGATGTCATCAAAGAAGGAATCGATGACGCGAAGAAAAACGCCAAGAAATTCGGAGTGGATCACGCTGAGTACTTTGTCGGGGGTGCGGAAACGCTCATGCCTCAATGGAAAAATGAAGGCTGGCGTCCGGATGTGGTCGTAGTCGATCCTCCTAGAACAGGTTGCGATAACAAGCTGCTTGATACGCTAAAAGAAGTAAAACCGAAAACATTCGTTTATGTATCCTGCAACCCTTCCACCCTTGCGAAGGATATTGATTATTTGAAGAAGCACTATCGCGTTGAGTATTTGCAGCCTGTTGATATGTTTCCGCAGACTGCCCATGTGGAAGTTGTGGCGAAGCTGGTACTAAAATAA
- a CDS encoding TerC family protein, with product MESIWLEYGWTLLILIGLEGLLSADNALVLAVIAKHLPDDEKKRAIKYGIFLAFAFRFGALFAISFIANVWQIQAIGAAYLLYLGLKHVIKARFGKENENIREDTEEEAAGKGFWPTVGKIALADLAFAIDSILAAVALALGLPDSPLDNFGGMDGGKFLIVVLGGIAGLILIKYAATWFVQLLEKRPALETTAYAIVAWVGVKLAVITLAHEDIGVLDHDFPHSTGWTLTFYGVLVGIALFGWFAPGNKQSQHSNV from the coding sequence TTGGAATCAATCTGGTTAGAATACGGATGGACATTACTGATCCTTATTGGCCTTGAAGGCTTGTTATCAGCGGATAATGCCCTTGTCCTCGCCGTTATTGCAAAACATCTGCCGGACGACGAGAAGAAAAGGGCCATTAAATATGGGATTTTCCTCGCCTTTGCCTTCCGTTTTGGTGCCCTCTTTGCCATTTCGTTTATCGCAAACGTCTGGCAGATACAGGCCATAGGTGCAGCCTACCTTCTTTACCTGGGCTTAAAGCATGTCATCAAAGCACGTTTTGGAAAAGAAAACGAAAATATACGGGAAGACACAGAAGAAGAAGCTGCAGGGAAAGGCTTTTGGCCGACAGTCGGGAAAATCGCATTGGCGGACCTTGCCTTTGCCATTGATTCGATCCTAGCTGCTGTGGCCCTTGCCCTTGGGCTGCCTGATTCTCCTCTGGATAATTTCGGCGGAATGGACGGCGGGAAGTTCCTGATTGTCGTCCTTGGAGGAATTGCCGGGCTGATCTTAATCAAATATGCGGCAACCTGGTTTGTCCAGCTGCTTGAAAAGCGCCCAGCTTTAGAAACTACCGCTTATGCGATTGTCGCATGGGTCGGGGTGAAGCTTGCGGTCATTACCCTTGCACATGAAGATATCGGGGTGCTGGATCATGATTTCCCTCACAGTACTGGTTGGACACTCACTTTCTACGGTGTTCTTGTGGGGATCGCTTTGTTTGGTTGGTTTGCCCCTGGGAATAAACAATCACAGCATAGTAATGTTTGA
- the abc-f gene encoding ABC-F type ribosomal protection protein: protein MRGEDRMRELMKLVNISYEIMDQNIIEGVKASVQEGDVIGIIGQNGAGKSTLLQLINGDLVPSEGTIQWLQHDLNIGMVEQEMESYSINDTTPSESRLLEKWHVPDNDFQHLSGGEKLKARLAKGFAKNRDLLLLDEPTNHLDQESMEILTKQVKEYKGTIILVSHDRYFLDEAVTKIWSIEGRKLLEHRGNYSSYMEARKQKRLSQQREYEKQQKMVERIESQISELNSWSQKAHAQSTKQEGYKEYYRVKAKRTDSQVKSKQKRLEKELERAKVEEVEEEHTVRFSLKATYKTGKRFLEVKDLTKAFEGRILFRNANFTIQHGEKVSITGPNGSGKTTLLKVILGQEKADGEVWVSPSAQIGYLTQEVFDLPLDETPEQLFHQETFEERGKVQTLMKHLGFQTTHWREPIRNMSMGERVKCKLMKYILEERDVLILDEPTNHLDLASREQLEDTLAKYSGTLIVVSHDRYFLEKTTSTKLVIENEGIHKRLNEPAPERDEQGELRLKLETERQDVLGRLSFMTPGDKGYAELDKKFLELTKAINGLK from the coding sequence ATGAGAGGGGAAGATCGTATGAGAGAATTAATGAAATTAGTGAATATAAGCTATGAAATCATGGATCAGAATATTATTGAGGGTGTAAAAGCGAGTGTGCAGGAAGGGGATGTCATCGGGATCATCGGGCAGAATGGTGCGGGTAAATCTACACTTCTGCAGTTGATTAACGGGGATTTAGTACCCTCCGAAGGCACAATCCAATGGTTGCAGCATGACTTGAACATCGGTATGGTCGAGCAGGAAATGGAATCCTATTCCATCAACGACACGACCCCCTCCGAATCCAGGTTACTGGAAAAATGGCATGTTCCCGACAATGATTTTCAGCATTTGAGCGGCGGTGAAAAGCTGAAGGCGAGGCTTGCAAAAGGCTTTGCGAAAAACAGAGACCTCCTTCTGCTGGATGAACCAACGAATCACCTGGATCAGGAAAGCATGGAGATCCTGACAAAACAGGTCAAGGAATATAAAGGGACGATCATTCTTGTGTCCCATGACCGGTATTTTCTGGATGAAGCCGTAACAAAGATATGGTCGATTGAAGGCAGAAAGCTCCTTGAGCATAGAGGGAATTATTCGAGCTACATGGAGGCACGAAAACAGAAACGGCTGTCCCAGCAGCGTGAATATGAAAAGCAGCAGAAGATGGTGGAAAGGATCGAAAGTCAGATCAGCGAGCTCAATTCCTGGTCACAAAAAGCCCATGCTCAATCCACGAAACAGGAAGGATATAAAGAATACTACCGTGTAAAAGCAAAGCGGACGGACAGTCAGGTGAAATCGAAGCAAAAGCGTCTTGAGAAAGAGCTTGAGAGGGCAAAGGTGGAAGAGGTTGAGGAAGAACATACGGTGCGATTCTCCCTTAAGGCCACATATAAGACCGGAAAGCGGTTCCTGGAAGTGAAGGATCTGACGAAAGCTTTCGAGGGACGAATCCTATTCAGGAACGCCAATTTTACGATCCAGCATGGCGAAAAGGTCTCGATCACCGGACCGAATGGCAGCGGGAAGACGACATTATTGAAGGTGATCCTGGGGCAGGAGAAGGCTGACGGTGAAGTATGGGTTTCACCATCTGCCCAAATCGGCTATCTGACGCAGGAAGTGTTCGACCTTCCTCTTGACGAAACGCCCGAGCAGCTTTTCCACCAGGAAACATTCGAGGAAAGAGGGAAAGTCCAGACGCTCATGAAGCACTTGGGATTCCAGACGACCCACTGGCGGGAACCGATCAGGAATATGAGCATGGGTGAGCGTGTAAAGTGCAAATTGATGAAGTATATTTTAGAAGAAAGAGATGTGCTGATCCTGGATGAGCCGACGAATCATCTTGATCTGGCATCGCGTGAACAGCTTGAGGATACTCTCGCCAAGTACAGTGGAACTTTGATCGTCGTGTCCCATGACCGGTATTTTCTAGAGAAGACGACGAGTACCAAACTTGTGATTGAGAACGAAGGGATTCATAAACGGCTGAATGAACCTGCTCCAGAACGGGATGAGCAGGGGGAATTGAGGCTGAAACTGGAGACGGAGAGACAGGATGTGTTGGGGAGGCTCAGTTTTATGACGCCGGGTGATAAAGGGTATGCTGAATTGGATAAGAAATTCTTAGAGCTTACGAAGGCGATCAATGGGTTGAAGTGA
- a CDS encoding YnfA family protein — protein sequence MLYLSVTIERWEVMDILYATILFICAGLAEIGGGYLIWLWLREGKPAYLGLLGGLALALYGVIATLQTFPSFGRVYAAYGGVFIVLSVLWGWGIDKETPDLYDWVGAGICLVGVSVMLFAPRQ from the coding sequence ATGTTATATTTATCTGTAACAATAGAACGCTGGGAAGTGATGGATATCCTTTATGCAACGATTTTATTTATATGTGCCGGTCTAGCTGAAATTGGTGGCGGGTACCTGATTTGGCTTTGGTTAAGAGAGGGAAAACCTGCTTATCTGGGGTTATTAGGAGGGCTCGCATTAGCTTTGTACGGTGTCATTGCAACACTTCAAACCTTTCCATCGTTCGGCAGGGTGTATGCAGCATATGGAGGAGTCTTTATTGTCCTCTCTGTTTTATGGGGCTGGGGAATTGATAAAGAAACACCTGATTTATATGATTGGGTTGGTGCCGGTATTTGCTTAGTCGGGGTATCGGTCATGCTTTTTGCACCCCGGCAGTGA
- a CDS encoding NADH-dependent flavin oxidoreductase, whose protein sequence is MNAKYKDLFTPYRFKNGIELKNRIIMAPMTNFSSDDDGNVTDAEVDYYARRSKGVSMVVTACTYVTPNGKGFPGEFGGDTDEMIPSLERLAGAIKDQGAKAILQIFHGGVQCPSDLVPDGDVVSASDVMGDNQEKKARALTEAEIEEIIEAFGETTCRAIVAGYDGVEIHGANGYLIHQFFSPMTNQREDRFGGSLEKRMTFPMAIVDKVKSVVDEHAKHPFIVGYRFSPEEPEENGFSMGDTLSLVDALADKDLDYLHVSLFDFFSKPRRGVEDVEKTRMDYLLETIADRTPLIGVGSIYSAEDARKAFETGVPLLALGRGLIIDPDWVQKLADGKEDEIVTEIDKEKQEQLVVPDPLWNAIIHTPGWFPGV, encoded by the coding sequence ATGAATGCAAAGTATAAAGATTTATTTACCCCATATAGATTCAAAAACGGAATAGAGCTGAAAAACCGTATCATCATGGCACCGATGACGAACTTTTCATCAGATGATGATGGAAATGTAACGGATGCAGAGGTAGACTATTATGCCCGCCGTTCGAAGGGTGTCAGCATGGTTGTCACAGCTTGTACGTATGTGACACCTAACGGGAAGGGATTCCCTGGTGAATTTGGTGGTGACACGGATGAAATGATCCCGAGTCTTGAACGATTGGCGGGAGCAATCAAGGATCAGGGTGCGAAGGCGATATTGCAGATTTTCCATGGCGGGGTGCAGTGTCCTTCTGACCTGGTTCCTGATGGCGACGTTGTCAGTGCGAGTGATGTGATGGGTGACAATCAAGAGAAGAAAGCAAGAGCTTTAACGGAGGCTGAGATCGAGGAAATCATCGAAGCTTTCGGAGAAACGACCTGCCGTGCAATCGTGGCCGGCTATGACGGCGTCGAGATTCACGGAGCAAACGGTTATTTGATCCATCAGTTCTTTTCTCCAATGACAAATCAGCGAGAGGATCGTTTTGGAGGCAGCTTGGAGAAACGGATGACATTCCCGATGGCGATCGTGGATAAGGTGAAGAGTGTGGTTGATGAGCATGCCAAGCATCCATTCATCGTCGGCTACCGTTTTTCACCTGAAGAGCCTGAGGAGAATGGATTCTCCATGGGGGATACTCTTTCCTTGGTAGACGCATTAGCAGACAAAGATCTGGATTATCTGCATGTGTCTCTATTCGATTTCTTCTCGAAACCGAGAAGAGGCGTGGAGGATGTAGAGAAAACGAGAATGGATTACCTGCTTGAAACGATTGCAGATCGTACTCCACTTATCGGTGTAGGCTCTATCTACTCTGCAGAAGATGCGCGTAAAGCATTTGAGACAGGGGTTCCTCTATTGGCACTGGGGCGCGGTCTCATCATCGATCCCGATTGGGTACAGAAGCTTGCAGACGGGAAAGAAGATGAAATTGTGACGGAGATCGATAAGGAAAAGCAGGAACAGTTAGTAGTGCCTGATCCTTTATGGAATGCAATCATTCATACGCCAGGGTGGTTCCCGGGGGTATAA
- a CDS encoding DUF6526 family protein, with amino-acid sequence MKQQSYENHSKIDPLYHYGIALLSIVTLVLSITFFVKNVGTEALLSFIVLFAAITFLFMTVKLRLYALQLQDRIIRNEENFRYYRLTGNRLDPTISMKQVIALRFAPDEEFPGLVERTLTEDLTAKDIKKAVQNWRADHHRV; translated from the coding sequence ATGAAACAACAAAGCTATGAGAATCACAGTAAGATCGATCCGTTGTATCATTATGGGATAGCACTTTTATCGATTGTGACGTTGGTATTATCGATTACGTTCTTCGTAAAAAATGTGGGGACAGAGGCGCTCCTCAGTTTTATTGTGCTGTTCGCTGCGATTACGTTCCTGTTTATGACGGTGAAGCTGCGATTATATGCTCTCCAGCTTCAGGACCGGATCATTCGCAACGAAGAAAATTTCCGTTATTATCGCTTAACGGGGAATCGGTTAGATCCTACTATTTCCATGAAACAGGTGATCGCCCTGAGGTTTGCCCCGGATGAGGAATTTCCAGGTTTAGTGGAACGCACATTAACAGAGGACTTAACTGCAAAGGATATTAAAAAAGCTGTACAAAACTGGCGTGCAGATCATCACCGCGTATAG
- a CDS encoding ABC transporter ATP-binding protein, translating into MTNGIMVDVKGLVKKYGSFTAVKEVRFHVEKGEIFGLLGPNGAGKTTTIEMLVGLRKPDEGTATLAGFDVRKDVNKVKEVIGVQLQSTSLFELLKVEEILHLYASFYPRHVDIDQLIEEMLLTEKRKDRIKGLSGGQKQRLAIALALIHDPDIVFLDEPTTGLDPQARRTLWDIVLRLKERGKTVILSTHYMDEAHVLCDRIGIMDQGELIALDTPANLVKTLQSTSTVEFHLTNPPEQEWFMEMDGVEEAAIKDTFVQLYTDDLQLSLTSLIQLSEEHDLKIRDLQTRQATLEDVFIHMTGRRLRES; encoded by the coding sequence ATGACGAACGGGATTATGGTAGACGTAAAAGGTCTTGTGAAAAAATATGGTTCCTTCACTGCTGTGAAAGAAGTCCGGTTCCACGTGGAAAAGGGAGAGATATTCGGCCTGCTTGGTCCGAATGGAGCGGGGAAAACGACGACGATCGAGATGCTTGTGGGACTCCGGAAGCCGGATGAGGGGACGGCAACCTTAGCCGGCTTTGACGTTCGGAAAGACGTGAATAAGGTGAAGGAAGTAATCGGGGTTCAGCTTCAGTCGACCTCGTTGTTTGAGTTGCTGAAGGTGGAGGAGATCCTTCATTTGTATGCAAGTTTTTATCCGAGACATGTGGACATCGATCAATTGATCGAGGAGATGCTCCTGACCGAGAAGAGGAAGGACCGGATCAAGGGGCTGTCTGGCGGTCAGAAGCAGCGGCTCGCAATTGCCCTGGCGCTGATTCATGATCCGGATATCGTGTTTTTGGATGAGCCGACGACGGGATTGGATCCACAGGCGCGACGGACGCTTTGGGACATTGTGCTGCGCTTGAAGGAGCGGGGAAAGACCGTGATTCTGTCCACACATTATATGGATGAAGCCCATGTACTCTGTGACCGCATCGGCATCATGGATCAAGGGGAGCTGATCGCCCTTGACACGCCGGCTAATCTGGTGAAGACACTGCAGTCGACGAGTACGGTAGAATTTCACCTCACCAATCCACCTGAACAGGAGTGGTTCATGGAAATGGATGGAGTCGAGGAAGCTGCCATCAAGGATACGTTTGTCCAGCTGTATACAGATGATCTTCAGCTTTCCCTTACATCCTTGATCCAATTGTCTGAGGAGCACGATCTAAAAATCAGGGATCTTCAAACGCGGCAAGCGACATTAGAGGATGTCTTCATTCATATGACAGGAAGGAGGCTGCGGGAATCATGA